acctgtgctacaccagcttttgtgcttgaaaagtatacatttttattttctgaaaaaaatgacagatcgtttcgctagataagactcttcttccttggctgggatcgtttagagcactttgaagctgcatttaaactgcattttggaagttcaaaatcgggggcacaattgaagtccactatatggagaaaaatccagaaatgttttcctcaaaaactataatttctttatgactgaagacagaaagacataaacatctttgttgacaagggggtgagtaaattatttgtaaactgttgtctTAAATAAATCATGGTTCttagattacattttatgtagtgctgtcaaatcgattaattttgattaatcgAATCCCAAATAAAAGTTGcgtataaatatacacagtacataaattatgtaaacacaaacttttattttgtatgcgatttaTCGCGATGAATCAATTTGACGGCGCTAGTATTAGTAGTCTAGACTAAAGCATGGTTAAAAAAGTGATCTTGATTTGGGTTTATTCCTATTTCACCTCTAACAAAAAGATTTGGTTCTGCATTTTATCTGTAGCTAACTGATCATGTTCATGTTATACAATTTATGCAACATTTGTCTTTAGCTAGTGCGTTAATGCAGTCCTGATGTTTTGATAGACTATGAAATCCACCTGCCTCTGCAGGTCATGTGGAAAATAGCATGCGAGGTGTGTGGAGAAATCACTTctcagagaagaaaagtctcTTATGAGAGAACAAGCCGAGTCAGCACTCTGAACTGACTGATGTACCGCagtacagagagagagagaggatggGGCTGTGGAAACATGCTGCGCatcatcatcctcctcctcatcctcaTGAGTTCAGCTACAGCAGCGACGCAGTGCAGGAGCGCAGCGCGCGCACATTTACTGCACTAACCTACAATCCAACACAACTCAAACCGCGCCATCCAGCGACAACACACACTATAACCACACTCTGTATTCTGTACGTTAAATTTTTCGGACGTTTAACGTTTTACGGAGGAAACCGGTCATCATATAATCCGTTACAGAAGTTCCCTCAAGGCTAAACTGAAATACAAGCGCTCGTGCGTCCAAGCACGCGACCGCTCGGTAATGCGCCACTCTCACTGATGACTCGCGCGGGGAtcctgcatcagcagcaatCCGCTTCAACCTTGCATCTCGGTCTCTCCATCCTAATTTGACCGTCTCTACCTCTTCTTcgcaatttaaatttgaattgtgTTACCTTTTGACTTTTCTCCCTTCAGTGAGGCACTATAAAACAGCTGCACGACAATGTAAGTATTTGTGAAGACTTTATATTCTGCTGTTTTGTTACAAATATTGGCCTGTGGAATATAAATTAACTTGagcttttttacttttacatacagtaactttttaaacagttttcaaGATTAATTCCCCAGGAATGCATCCTAAATTTGTATTCCCTTagaattaaccatggtttttgctACACAGTGGTATcctagtaaaactgtggttatacaaaggGTAACAATCAATATGCCAAAAAAGGGTTACTGTAGGCCTTTTGGTTAAACATGGttcattttcgtaagggttgatTTGTGGAGATTTGTtgtcatatacagttgaggtcaaaagttgacaccccctttccaaaaatgactctatgattttgagatccatgttttTACACTgtggacagctgagggactcatatgcaactacagaaggttcaaacactcaccgaTGCTTGAGAaagaaaaactatgcattaagagtcgggggtgaaaacttttgaacagaatggacgtgtacattttacttatttggactaaatatcatattttttcatttagtcctGCCCTTctagaggctacagaagatgtttcccagaagacaaaataagttaaatttattctgatcttcaaattcacaaagttttcatcccctggCTAAACAGGATTATGATTATGCTTCATTGAAGTCTCTCTTTGCATCTGTGATGGtcatgaaaatgtttataatttttgaTAAACTAAGATATAAACTAGCCTTGGTATTAAGGTTAATGAGGATTTTAACCAAATGCtaataaattatgtttgtttgtataaACCTATATCCAGTGTtaggggtaatgcattacaagtaacacaaatTACGTAATCaaattactttactttttaatctgaattacttttttcaaataagtaacagcAGTTACTTCAATTTCCCATTTACTGACTGACAAGACTCactcaaaaaacaacaacaacaaaaaaacatattcctCAAAATTCACATATTcctcaaattgaaaaaaaaaaaaaatcaaatatgatgcaaacctgaaataattaaatatgttaaacaaCACAAACCCTTTGTGTATTTTTtcctgctgaccttcgatgatccagtTTACGAATAAGCAAAAACTGCCTTCagataaaattactttaaagtaagttaacatttgtgcttcattttttttttaattggtgaagagtgttgaactttcttctccaGCATTCTTCTGTACAAATGtatatttacttttccttcagcctgaggctcatttcactttttggtgtgaaaagggcTTTCACATAtgctaaaaatataactttttatatgaaaaacaaacaaggaaACCCTTCCTAGGTTTACAAAGcaacacaaaagtaacataatacattactttctataaaaagtaactatgTAGTTAGGTACTTTTTTAAGGAGTAGCAcaacattgtaatgcattacttttaaaagtaactttccccaaaaCTACCTATATCATCTACATGTGTACATGATTGTTATCGGACATTGAAGCACCTGTATCGGAGGTCactaatttaaacttaaaaattaatattgaagtaaataataattaatatagttAAACTCATTTGGAAACCATACTCTGAAATACTGGAACATCAAACCATAGCTTGTGCACCAGTCAGCacctttttttaatgtgtcatgGTTCTTTTTGGATGTTCAGGTCTGCtccagatgatgccaacccagCAGGTGCTCCTGGAGCCCCAGGTGCCCCTGGTGGAGGTGGTCCACCTGCTCCTCCTCCAAACACCACCAGCAACCGCCGACTGCAGCAGACACAAGCACAAGTGGAGgaggtgagtgtgtgtttgtgtctaaaGTGAGTTTATggacaaaaaatgaaagaattataTATGCAGAACAGCATGTATGGATAGGTTGTCTCATGTTTTTCTGTGATTGTGGTCTGCAGGTGGTGGATATCATGCGTGTGAATGTGGATAAGGTTCTGGAGAGAGACCAGAAGCTCTCTGAGCTGGACGACAGGGCAGATGCTCTGCAGGCCGGGGCGTCACAGTTTGAAAGCTGTGCTGCCAAACTGAAGAACAAATACTGGTGGAAGAATTGCAAGGTGAGTCATCTTGACTGCATAAAATCAGCTCAGAGCTCCTACAGAATATTAATgcttcattttaattaacaattaagCAAGGGGATTTACACTGAAAAAGTGAGATAGGTAGAAACACCAAATTTAACAGGAAATTATATGTACTCCAgtattttcattgttatatctaaaacgtatttataaatattaaaataattctaaaataaaatattagatgaaaaacataCACTTAAAGACTGTAATCTGTAATAATTAAGCTTaagttgatgtactaaaatactaaaactaaaataaagctgtatagaaatataaaaaagaaaagaaatcaaaacacacattaaagtgcaaaaaattaaaggtgacataccatgaaaatctgacttttttcatgtttaagtgCTTTAATTGAGCACCTGGTgtatctaccaacccagaaaatgtttaaaaaaaaaaaaaaaaaggacaaccctgtaattttgttttggtaagcctttctttGCAAGCTTGTAAAAAAACGAGCTGCTCAGATTTCGCTCCTCCCTGATGTAGAAAGGggattttattataatgttatggCTTCTGAATCTGCATGTTTCCACCCACAGTCCTGCTGTTGTGTCTTCATcaacggtgtaccagttctaacaccatggcaaaagtttaagcaaagcatgctaactttTCTATTGTAGGCTGCAGTGAGCACAGAACAcaatttagagtcccagcctcagaggagacaagagagcagtggatttattgatttatttactgtatattactctgctgccacacagatccaatataaacatgcaatttctttcccagctgtttacatTCACAGACTTAACtgtttttgactgtttttgtaactcgttTTGTAacgtgtttttaacataaatttgtttgtgtttgacagtttaagcacaataagacatgatAGAGAACTTAATTTAGTACTCAAATGCCATTATGACTGTGCATGTGCTTCTGATGTGAACCtatatcaaaagtttacactggtatggctttaaaacacaaGATTTCACTGTGATAGACAtaaaaatcaaaaccaaacagacgTTTTTGCCAGAAGAtaggagctgtaaaggcacagccctatggacctttctcacatttccgggtttctcatagcggagaataggagagtaccacaaatattttttgcatcCCCATTTGCttaaatagcaaaagaaaaactccaagatagtgttttcacgactttaaatcaaagggaaaaaaagtgaGAGAGACTGttatcggcagtcagaagagagaacgatgtcaaatttaccgtccctcccTTAGACGCTGCATTAGAAGCACCTTCGCATTAGCATTAACTAGTTTTTTGTaccttgatgaaaaggtgatataatacaaagtatagcatttaaaaatctaaatctgaaAAATTTTTCAAgcatttatgatgatgatgactgtTGAAACACATCATCAcagtcttgtgaaaagggtccattctgaaaaagggggtggggagcagcagctcatttgcatttaaagagccatgaacgaaaacagtgtttttctgcttccactcaataTGGGCGTTTTCAaattgatataataaatgatctgtggggtattttgagctgaaacttcacagacacattctggggagaACCTATGACTtgtattacatcttgtaaaaaaggggcataataggtaaatagaaactatttcaaaatattaataaatactataataatatataagtaATGCTAAATGAACACTGATGTACTCAGAGCTCCATATAGTGTGAATGAACTAATATGCCAAAGTAAATAGGTCAGTGCTTATTGCTCATGCTATGCtcagtgattttgttttgtacatctGCTAGTcttaattagttaattagtgTAAACTGGAGCCTTTGGATTCTGACAATCACCCAGTTGCAGAGAAACATGGGAAATATTAGTACAGCTCTTTGTGTACTATGTATGGCATGAGAATACCAGTATGATTTTTGTTACTATAGCACTATTAAATCTACAGTATAATACGTCAAATAAACTGTCTTGTGAAGGATGTTTAAGGATTTTTTAagattatattttcaaaatgtgctatgagatgaaaaagtaattaatgtcagaaaTTATCCTGGTGCTGGAGAATCCCCAAAACTGCATGGTTTTGATATCTCTCTTATCTTGGAGTCTTTACTGTTGAGCTGGTAAGTTGAATAAGGTGTCTTTGATTAGGGAGACATCTAAAATGTGCAATGCATTACCAATATTTTTGCTCATACTCCCACTTGACTTCAGCAATATTCAGATGCAATTCAAAAAGTTCTGCACATACTGCACCCCTAAACATGCTTAtttgtgttaaatatttatatacttgtaCATACTCACATAAGTAATACTATCTTATATACTACCAATAGGTGTCTCTGTTTACACACATATTACCATATATTAATCAGTAATCAGAGTTCTCCCTAAAGTGTGGACCTTGCATGTAGGcgtacatttttatgattacaTTACATCAGCCTTATGATTTTAATCGAGCATAtgataaaatcagcaaattccaTAATCCCATAGATTTATGTTTTGCTTGAGCAGGCACCTGattcttctgaaatcattctaatatgctgatttattatcagtgttggaaactgCTTAATcaatgttgtgctgcttaatattttgtttggaacctgtgatacattTTCCAGAATTcttcaatgaataaaaaattaagaagaacagcattctttcaaaatacaaacaactgaagtctttactatcactttttattagttcaacacatccttggtgaataaaactgtaatttgaACAGGgttgtatattgttacaaaagatttctatttcaaataaatgttcttttaaactttctattcatcaaagaatgctataaaactgtttccaaaaaaaaattaaaaaataagcaaccacaactgtttccaacattgataataaattagcatattaaaacgatttttgaagaatcatgtgacactgaaacctGAGTaacggctgatgaaaattcagctttgcatcacatgaataaattatatttgaaagtatattaaaataaaagaccactattttaaattgcaataatctTTTaccatattactgttttttttttctttcaataaaacagaatgttccctttgatgagcataacaaacgtcttaaaaaaaacatactgattccaaacttttgaacagcagtgtatatttatatatttttttcactgtcacccaaaaattgttatttttcttgACTTTAACTGTGAGAATTTTTAAGCGTCTGTTGTCATATTCTTGAGTAAGCTGATGATTCCTGAAAGTTTGTGTTGCTTTCATCCTTCTTGTAATGTAGACTGAGTTATAAATTGTGTGATTGTAACGGCTTGTATTCTTTCCTTCTCCCTCAGATGATGATTATTATGGGTGTCATTGGAGTCATCTTCATTGGAATCATATTCTGTGAGTTTTGAATCATTGAATGGCTCTTTTGAAGCATGTGCTGTTACATTCAGAGCCATTATCCCTTATTGCCTAATTACACTAGGTTACACATAAGCAAGTTATAGTTGTTATAAAggcaattatatattattatattgtattattaaataattatgaagGTACAATTACCTCTTTTTAACTCTACCTTAAAAGCGAAACCATTTGTAATTCTTTCAACTGAATTTCTGAttatatttctgcatttatatggagattttaaagtttctttaattgttttcaagcatttatttactgtttattgGTTATCTAATACCATTATTTGCACATGATTTTCTCTTTAGCAGTGAAAGCGCACACAGGTAGTTTTAAATGGCATGGACACTTTCTGTGTCCATACTCTTCCTGGGACAATTCCTGTGACGCTCAGACTTCTTTTAGTGATATTTAGGTTTATTAGTGGCATCAGTGCTGGTGCTCAGACCAGCCGCCTATGTGAGTTTGTGTGTTCAGACGCCAGACTGGACCAGTACTGCACAAGCTCAATAATTCATCATTACACTCATTACAGTTAATTATTCATTAAGGGCAGTTGTGTGAAGCAGTGCAATATGAGATATATGCTGAACCTGACAGAAACACACTTTGCAGCAGAAAATCGACTGCATTTGTCACACTCTTTTCCCTTTATCTTTCTTTGTCTAGTGTATTTCTTCTCCTGAGCCAATTCACCCGCAACAAACGAgaaaatgaatgagtgaatgaagaaAACACAATCATGAGCTCCACCCATTTTCACATCCTTCTCGCTTCAATCTCGAGGTCTCTCTGTTTAGTAAATTTCCATCTTGTTGTGACAGTATTATGCAGATATCTGCACTCCTTTCTCCTCTACTAGAATGAGCACAATtcagtttctctctctttccctccctCTCAGAATCTCctgcattatttaaatgttcttgCAGACACGCAGACATTCATACATCAATGCACAGAGAGAGAGCAGAAGAAAAACAGACTAAGAATAAGTGGGAGAGGccaggaagaaaaaaatgtggtgACACTTGTGAAACAACATAGAGAGATGATGAAAAAAGAGATAGAGTGCTCATGGGAGGAGCTGTGTgatactgtttaaaagtttggggtcagaatttttattttttttaaggaaataatacttttattcatcaaggatgcattaatttgatcaataGTGACAGTgtcagacatttataatgctatgaaagatttctattttttatttattttttaaatctgtttaacTTTATATCcatcaaagaattctggaaaaaatgtgtcttggtttccacaaaaaaatattaagaaaaactgttttcaacattgataataataagaaatgtttattaagcAGAACATCAGCATACTCAGGGTTCCCACAGGTCCTtaaaaattcttacatttaGTTGTATCAAATTAAAGGCCATATAAAGTCTTAAATGATACAAGAAAGTCTTACTCATGATTTCAAGAGGTCTTACATTGGAGGAAGGAAAGACAAAAACTGCAGTATGACTGAATGTGAcgattaaacttcaaaaggctataattttacagaataaatataaatgctacATGTTTCAAAGTCTCATGCTGTGCTGCTTTGtgtactatatataatataatataatataatataatataatataatataatataatataatataatataatataatataatataattactgCTGCTCCAGGAACGCCAtctgctggcagagaatgaatctgcattttcAGTAAGCTCCTatgctgtttttctttaaactaatttgaaaaacaaaacatgttt
The sequence above is drawn from the Labeo rohita strain BAU-BD-2019 chromosome 16, IGBB_LRoh.1.0, whole genome shotgun sequence genome and encodes:
- the vamp1b gene encoding vesicle-associated membrane protein 1 yields the protein MSAPDDANPAGAPGAPGAPGGGGPPAPPPNTTSNRRLQQTQAQVEEVVDIMRVNVDKVLERDQKLSELDDRADALQAGASQFESCAAKLKNKYWWKNCKMMIIMGVIGVIFIGIIFLYFFS